DNA sequence from the Microcebus murinus isolate Inina chromosome 18, M.murinus_Inina_mat1.0, whole genome shotgun sequence genome:
AAAAGGGGTGTTAGGGGAACAGAGTGGGCTGAGGTTTCCATATCCAGAACCAAAAGCAGAGCAGGGCTTTCACTGGCCCTTATACCCCATTGATGACACAATCCAGGGAGCTGCTGGTGGGGACCATCAAGCCTCAGGCACCTCAACTTTTCAGAACATTCAGAGGAGAAGCAGTATCAGGGTGGTCCAGGTGTATCGGGTGCCTCAGGGTGGGACTGGCTCATCTGTGAGCGCTGGAGGGTACCAAAGAGAAACCCCTGCAGTCTCCCAGAGGGCAGCACCTCCAGCAAACAtcacccacctccacccccactggGCTCCACTGGGATTCTAGACCTGCCAGCCCAGAAATGGAGGTTCAAAGTCAAGTAGACacagggtggaggaggagaaagaatgtACTCAAGCCCTGGGGAGCGATGGAGGCAGCCCTTGAGGAAGCACCCACCCTTGCCCACCCCAGGCAGGAAGCTCAGAGTTCTACCCTGCAGCTTCTGCTTGCTTTCATCTGGGGGCTAAAGATGCCTTTGGTGAGTTGGACTGTGAACTTGGAGGGGGGGGTGTAGGTAGGACCCAGCTGGGTCAGCTCTGGTGATCTGGTCAACCAGGTGAGGTGGGGAAAGTTATAACTCACGGCGAACAGCCAGGAGAGTGTTTCCATGGCAGCAGGACACAGAAGTCACTGTGTAAGGGTGTGTTTCCTCCAGCTGCACTGGCCTGGGGAGTCCAGCATCCTCGTCCCGCCTTCCCAGTCGACCTCGGGCCCCTTTGCCCCAAGAGTACACTTCGCCCTCTGCCAGACAGAATCCCACGGAGGGAAGTGGGACAGGGCACAGCCTAAGCAAGCAGCTTTACTCCCAACCTGCCAGAAGTCCAGTGGCCATGAGTGCCTTAACCCCCCACTGCCCATGGCTCTGTCCCCCCGccatgcccagcctcacctgCCCCGATGGCTACAGTGAAGGCATCCCCACAGGCCACCATTGCCATCTTGATACCCTCGAGGCCTTGAACCTGACAGGGTGCCCGGCTGCCCCGGCGAGCACTGGTGCCCAACTGCCCGTGCTGATTGCTGCCAAAAGTGTAGCAGTCACCTGAgactgggggagggaagaggaaaggaaggaaagggtgCTGCAGTGGAGGTACCAAGGAGGCTAGGTGAGTCGTCCTCtggcctcctgggcctcccaagtcCTACTCACCAGTCACAGCAGCTGAATGAGCAGTGCCCAGGTCCACACTCAGCAGGGGCTCCTGGTCCAGGGGTGCAGAGCCTAGTGGTGTGAAGTTCAGGGCCTCCTCCACTTGCTGGTGCAGGACAGGCTCCTTGCCCAGGGAGAGGTGGTCCAGGCCCAGCTTGTTGAACCTGAGGGCAGAGTCAGAAGCCCATTCTAACATGTATAGTCTGCCCTGTCCCGACCTATCTGGGCAGGAGCTGGTGCATCAGGAGACAGGTCCCACCCTGGGTTGAACTGAGCAGCACCCTCTACCGGCCTCAGGTCTTTGGTGGGAGATAGGCAATGATGGGTGGAGCACTGGCAGCCATGGAGGGCAAGGGGGCAGCTAGTCATCCTGAGGCACCTATTCACCTGTTGCTCCCACAGGCCAGGGCTCGGCCAGACACTGTGAGGATCATGGAGGAGTCGATGCCACATACAACCCGCTGGGCTTCCTGTCCTGAGGGCATGGGCACTTGCTGGGGGGAACTGTGGGATTCCCTGGTGCCTAGTCCCAGCCTACCTACAAAAAGAAACCGGGGTGGGGTTAGTTTGAGTTTTAGGGGTGATGATGCCAGGATAAGGAGGGCCCACCAAGAGGAGGAAACAGCATGAGTGAAGGCCAATTTCTCAGCCTGAAATGCCTTTCCTAGGCCCCTCTGCTGGTCAAAATCCTCCTCTTCCTTTAAAGCCCTGTTCAGATACCACCCTCTGTCTCCTCCAGGTGACGCTGCTATTCTTGAGTTCCCATACCTCTTAAACCTCGGTTGTAGCCCTGATGCTGTCCGTCCTCTGGCATGCTGGAGCTATGTCATCTCTCCCCCAACTAGACTGAGTCCTCTGGGAGGACAGGCACCTACCCATGTCATCTCTAGTTTCAGTGCCCAGCCTGATGCCTGACTCAGAAAGGGCCTTAATAAATGTCGCTGGATGAAAGAAATCCCCCTCATTATGTTGTAAACACCTGAAGGAAGCCACATCTTGTTCATCTCAtctcagcacccagcacagagTGGGCACAAAGTGGGTGTGCGGTTAGGGATTGTTGAATTCATTCAAATAGAATGTAGGAGTAaaaagggaggagagaatgggcCATTGGGTGGAAGGTGGGTATGAAGGGGGACAAATCATGGCTGAGGATGCTGTGAGATGGAGCTGAAGGgctggagaaggagagggagctTACCGCCATCTCCGCGGCCCCAGGCAAACAGTTCTCGCTCAGTGGACAGGGCCAGCACGTGAGAGGCCCCACAGGCCACCTGCACCATCTCATAGCCCAGCAGGGCCTCCACAATGGTgggctagaaaagaaaaagaaaggcgaGACTGGGCCAGGGCTCTGGGACTAGCTGCCTGGTCTCAACACCCACTGCGGGGACAAAATTAGAGGCTGCAAGTTCTCATAAGGTGGCTGACTTTTAACTCCAGGCCTTCCCACTGCCTCGTGGGCAACTATTGGGGAACCCTCCTCTTTCTGTACTTCTCTGATGTGGCCCAGAGCAGGTACAATCTGGGAACTAGAGGGACCCGGGGCTGCTGGGAACTCCCCTGCCCTCAACCTAGAGTCAGCTCTCAGACGTGTGCTCCCTGCCATCCGCCCTTCCCAGGGTACACAGGACACCCACCTGGCTAATGTCAGTGAGGCTCCCGTGGCCTAGGCACCCATTGCTGCCGCTGCCAAAGGTCATGATGATGCCTCGGTCTGAGGACGAGTGCGGTAAGGATAGAAGGGAGAGAAGTTAGACTCTTTTTCCAGATAGCCCAGTCCACTCATGGCTTGGAGCAGCAAGATAAAAGTTGGGGGCTAGGGCTGGAAGGGTGGGATATCTCTTCCCAAgagtgtgactttggacaagtgaCAGCCTATCTGAGCCTTACTTTCCCCATCTGTCCAATGGGGATAGTAACTATTAATACCTTGCCAGATCTGTTGCGTCGGGTAAAGGAGGTGGCGGTAGTAAATCTCAACGGTTAGGCAGAAGCAATAACTCAAGTAGTAGAGAGAGCCGTGAATTAAGTGAGCAGTTTGCAGTGAGGGAAGTTGCTCTGTGGGGCCTTCTTGTAAGTGGGTCCCCTTAAGATAGTCCTGGGACGGGCTCACCGGTCAGGCAGGCGGTGAAGAGGTCCCCACAGGCCACGTGCTTGATGGTCACGCCTGACTGGCCCTCCAGGAAACGCGAGATGAACTGGGGCTGCGGCTGCTCCACCGCCCCCGGGAGGAGCGGGCCTCCACCGGagccgaggggcggggcctgcagagggcgtggggaggagggagtgggcgGCGCCTGAGCACACCCTTTgggccccccacacacaccctcccgCCCAGGTGCTCCGCAGCCTGCTCACCTCCCACAGGATGAGGCGCCCGGAGCGCGTGACCCCGGCCTTCTGCGTGCGCCCGGCTGCCACCTGCACCACCTCAGTGTTGAGCATCGGCAGCCGGAGGGGGGCGCCCAGCCCGCCGCCCCAGGCGTACACCGAGGACAGTGGCGGTGGGATGGTGGGCCTCACAGGTCCCCGGGGTACGCCTGCGGGGATAGTGCATCAGGCCTTTTGAAGTGGTGGGAATGGTGTGGCTTCCGCAGGGACCTGGTGGCCTTCCCCACTTACCTCTGCAGCGGGTGCTGGTGGTCCTGCTCCCTGTGCTGCCGGGGGCCATGGGTGGGCCGGTGGCCAGGGACTTCTCCGACCTGCGGGACAGATGGGGGTCTCAGGACCCCGGCCCTCCCCAGCATTCCGACACTCACGAATGGAGGATTCACCCCAGGCCTGTGCTCCCACTGGGTGCCCCGACCCTGCCGCCCAGGACCGCCCCCCACTTCCGGCACAGGCCTCCGCATGCGGACGCTGCCCACGTCGGTGTGGAGGTTGAGGAGGGCTCGGATGCAGAGGGGCTGCGCCATGATGTGGCTGAGCGGTGGCCGCTGTGCAGGCTCCAGGCTCAGCAGACTCAGGACGAGCTGGCGCAGCTCTGGGCTGTACCGGTCAGAGATGGGCGCGAAGGTGCCGCTCATGATCTTCAGCACCAGCGCTGGCAGGTTCTGTGAAGGTGCCAAGGtgggggggggctggggaggcgAGGGCAGCACCCCCAGCTCTAGCCCCTGGTCTACTGGGTAGTAACAGCCCTGCTGCTCTCAGGTGACTTCAGTCTGATGGGGGGACTCCCAGAATAAGAGAGGCGTCAAATCCTGCTTTTTTCCACACTCCCTAGTCTGATAGTGGAGTTGCAGCTGTGCCCTCAGAAAGCCCAGGGTGCTGGGAACACTCAAGCCTCACTCTTGGGAGCCTCCCTAATCTGATGGGAGAGCCACAGCCCTAGCTTCAGGAGCCCTCAGTCTAATGGCGAACCCAAGGCCTACCCTCAGGAATCCATAGTCTGAgagcccacagccctgccctgaggAATCCAccgccacagccctgccctgaggAATCCACCGGTGTGGAGAGGGAGAGCCATGACTCAGCCATGGAGAAGGAACCCAGGAGAGGCTGGAGCTGAGGGTTGCTGGGAGGGGAGTATTTCCCAATCGTACACTCACCGCAGCCTCGAAGGCCCTCTTGAGGCTGGCTAGCTCGTACAGGACACAGCCCAGGGCCCAGATATCGCTCTTCTGGTTGTAGGGCTTGCCCTCACACAGCTCTGGGGAAATGTAGCATGGAGTACCCACCACCTGCAGAGGGGAAGCTGAGGTCACAGCCCTGTGGGGAAGGAAGACCAGGGGCTCTGCCCACAGGTCTATTTGGGGACAGCTTCTTTTCAAAGCAAGGCAAGGGACTTTCTTCTGCAGGACCACCCAAGCAGGGGCCAAGGGGCCACATTtttagtggggaggggaggaaggagggatgtAGAGCAGCCTTGGCCTTCAAGACCTCTAACACCCAGGCACCGTGTAAGCCTTGCTCTTGCTGCTGAGGATCTTGGAGATGCCAAAGTCACCGATCTTGACGACCATGCGGTGTTTGTCAAGGAGGATGTTCTGGGTCTTGAGATCCCGGTGCAGAATGAGGTGGGTGTGCACATGATGCAGGGCGAGCAGGATCTGCACAAAGAAGTGCAGGATGGTCTCCTCCTCCAGCAGGGAATTACAGCGCTTTTGGATGAACTCAGCCAGGGTGCCACCTGTGGCCCGAGGAACTAATCAAGATCCAAGCTTTCTCACCCCTAGGACAACCCCTCTCCTTTTACGGAAGAGTGCACTGGGACCAGAGAGGGCAAGGGGCTACCCGGGGTCAGACAATTGGGGCCAGAACTCTgtacctctgagcctcagccaaGCCCATTCCCTGCAGGGAAGCTGGCTGATCTGTCTGCCTGTCTCAGAGGTAGGAGGCCCCTCTAGCCAGGCTGCTTCAAGGAGCTTGGCCCACCTGGCGCATATTCCATGGCGATCATGAGGGCCTTGTCCTCCAGGAAGTTCTCGTAGTACTCAATGACATTGGGGTGGTTGAGCAGCTTGAGTACCTGGCACTCATTCTGGGCTGCCTGCCGCTCTTCCTTGGTCATCTGTTCTACTGGGATCTGCTTGATGATCACCAGCTTCTGGTCAGCCTTTCGCAAGCACAGGTGCACAATCCTGGAGACACAGAGGACAAGGACAGGTACCAGCTGAGCCTCAGCCACATATCAGGTAGGGCAGACCTGGTGACTGGATGTTCCTTAGGAGAGGGTaatgaggggccgggcgcggtggctcacgcctgtaatcctggcactctgggaggctgaggctggcggatcgctcaaggtcaggagttcgaacccagcctaagcaagagcgagaccccaatctctactaaaaatagaaagaaattaattgaccaactaaaaatatatatacagaaaaaattagctgggcatgcctgtagtcccagctacttgggaggctgagacagtaggattgtgtgagcccacgagtttgaggttgctgtgagctaggctgacaccatggcactcactctagcctgggcaacaaagtgagactctgtctcaaaaaaaaaaaaaaaaaaagaaaagaaaaagaagagggtaATGGGACTCAGACTAACAAGTCATCTAACCAAGTGCACAGAACGCCAAGCTTGGGAAAAGGGAGAACTAACTGATCCCAAACTCCATGTGAGACTTCAGTTTCAGCACAGGCACAATGAGGTACAATCAGTCTTGATCTTTACTTTTTGTCTCCACAGACTGTGGATgcaactgcctgggttcaaatccaggctcctCCTCTTACTAGTTATTTGGTTTGCATAGGTTAGGTGACATCatcatctggaaaataaaatcaacctcacagggttgctgagaggatcaaatgagaaaatacatgtaaggcacttagcatagtgcctagcAAATAGAAAACGCTCAATTAATAGAAGCtgttcttcttatttatttatttattttttagggcagggtctcactatgttacctaggctggtctcaaactcctagcctcagcttcctgagtagatgagaatacaggcatgcacccctgccctcagccatattattttttgtttgtttgttttttgagacagagtctcattctgttgcttgggctagagtgccgtggcatcagcctagctcacagcaacctcaaactcctggctcaagtgatcctcctgcctcagtctcccaggtagctggaactataggcacgtgccaccgtgcctggctaattttttctatttttagttgtttggctaatttctttctatttatagtagatatgggttctcactcttgctcaggctggtcttaaattcctgagctcaagcaatcttcccccatcagcctcccagagtgctaggattacaggcgtgagccaccatgcccagccctcccagccatattattattttatttcagctctGTGGTCAGTGTCCATAAAAGCAGTGACTGCATCCTTCTTGTTCACCATTCTATCCCCAGTGCCTACCCCAGTATttagcacacagtaggagctcaaaagtatttcctgaatgaatgaactataaGCTAATCATAtacctctcctttttttttctttgagagacagggtctcctgttgcccaggctaaaagagtacagtggtgtcatcatagcttactgcaacctcaaactcctggatgaaagtgatcctcctgcctcag
Encoded proteins:
- the NEK8 gene encoding serine/threonine-protein kinase Nek8, giving the protein MEKYERIRVVGRGAFGIVHLCLRKADQKLVIIKQIPVEQMTKEERQAAQNECQVLKLLNHPNVIEYYENFLEDKALMIAMEYAPGGTLAEFIQKRCNSLLEEETILHFFVQILLALHHVHTHLILHRDLKTQNILLDKHRMVVKIGDFGISKILSSKSKAYTVVGTPCYISPELCEGKPYNQKSDIWALGCVLYELASLKRAFEAANLPALVLKIMSGTFAPISDRYSPELRQLVLSLLSLEPAQRPPLSHIMAQPLCIRALLNLHTDVGSVRMRRSEKSLATGPPMAPGSTGSRTTSTRCRGVPRGPVRPTIPPPLSSVYAWGGGLGAPLRLPMLNTEVVQVAAGRTQKAGVTRSGRLILWEAPPLGSGGGPLLPGAVEQPQPQFISRFLEGQSGVTIKHVACGDLFTACLTDRGIIMTFGSGSNGCLGHGSLTDISQPTIVEALLGYEMVQVACGASHVLALSTERELFAWGRGDGGRLGLGTRESHSSPQQVPMPSGQEAQRVVCGIDSSMILTVSGRALACGSNRFNKLGLDHLSLGKEPVLHQQVEEALNFTPLGSAPLDQEPLLSVDLGTAHSAAVTVSGDCYTFGSNQHGQLGTSARRGSRAPCQVQGLEGIKMAMVACGDAFTVAIGAEGEVYSWGKGARGRLGRRDEDAGLPRPVQLEETHPYTVTSVSCCHGNTLLAVRPLTDEPVPP